Proteins encoded by one window of Arachis hypogaea cultivar Tifrunner chromosome 1, arahy.Tifrunner.gnm2.J5K5, whole genome shotgun sequence:
- the LOC112802988 gene encoding 14 kDa proline-rich protein DC2.15: MDFPRSSSSLALFVSINLLFFALASGCYTCSHPTQPKYPNSFFPFPNPNNNKGCPRDALKLGVCAKILNGPIGAVVGSPPDHPCCSVLDGLIDLEVAVCLCTAIKANILGIDLNIPISLSLLLNACEKTPPSDFQCS; the protein is encoded by the coding sequence ATGGATTTTCCTAGATCTTCAAGTTCTCTTGCTCTCTTTGTCTCCATcaacttgctcttctttgcacTAGCAAGTGGATGCTACACATGTTCACACCCTACTCAACCTAAATACCCTAACTCATTTTTCCCTTTCCCAAACCCTAACAATAATAAGGGATGTCCAAGAGATGCATTGAAGCTTGGAGTATGTGCCAAGATTCTTAATGGACCCATCGGTGCTGTGGTGGGTTCACCGCCGGACCATCCGTGTTGCTCAGTCCTAGATGGACTCATTGACCTCGAAGTGGCGGTTTGCCTTTGCACAGCGATCAAAGCTAACATTCTTGGAATTGACCTTAATATCCCAATTTCACTTAGCTTGCTCCTTAATGCTTGCGAGA